In one Oncorhynchus nerka isolate Pitt River linkage group LG7, Oner_Uvic_2.0, whole genome shotgun sequence genomic region, the following are encoded:
- the LOC135572317 gene encoding uncharacterized protein LOC135572317 — protein MVFFYAWVTSEGKTLTESPTNQGPSGVVNRGSSNNSNSGAKRNGHGRMYWTARVATPGRRSWRERIAFHGNRWRQLGEQRQPERGAGDMRRQHGSATGGPVCPALLPESPACPALLPESPACPALLPESPACPALLPESPACPALLPESEAPEPLSPEAPEPLPLCPELLPLCPELLPLCPELLPLCPELPLCPVGSLRGVAMVRKPRRRTIKRTKTMLKWGPRPAPEPPPRTDAHPDPPL, from the exons gaaaacccttacagaatcacccaccaaccaaggaccaagcggcgtggtaaacagaggcagcagcaacaacagcaacagcggcgcaaagaggaatggacatgggaggatgtattggacggcaagggttgctacacctgggaggagatcctggcgggaaaggatcgccttccatgggaacaggtggaggcagctaggagagcagaggcagccggagagaggagccggcgatatgaggaggcagcacggcagtgcgacag gtggtcctgtctgtccggcgctgctgccggagtctcccgcctgtccggcgctgctgccggagtctcccgcctgtccggcgctgctgccggagtctcccgcctgtccggcgctgctgccggagtctcccgcctgtccggcgctgctgccggagtcagaggcgccagagcccctcagcccagaggcgccagagcccctgcccctctgtcccgagcttctgcccctctgtccagagcttctgcccctctgtccagagcttctgcccctctgtcccgagctgcccctctgtccagtggggtcattgagaggggtggccatggttagaaagccacggaggcggacaataaagcggactaagacaatgttgaagtggggtccgcgtcccgcgccagagccgccaccgcggacagacgcccacccagaccctcccctatag